TCGGGGTCACGGTAGAAATAGGCGCACCAGGCAGTCAGGATCGCCCCGACCCAGAACAGCGAAGTAGAAAAGAAGCCCAGCAGGACGGCAACCGCCGCGAATCCGGCAATGAAGGGATATCCCTCGCGATGGACCGGAACGAAGGCGTTGCGGATCGTGTCGGCTATGCTCATGAAGTGGAGGCCGTTGCTGTTGAAGTCCCGGAGTGCTTACCGGAAACGACCGTCAGCCGCAACGCGGCATTGGCAGCGCCCACCGCTATCGCAGGCCGCAAGCGGCGTTATCGCCGCTCGCATGATGATTGAGCATCGCAGCCTGCGGCTGAGGTGATCATGTCAGCCCGGGATCATGTCAGCCAGCGGCCGGGCGTGGCCGCTCACTCCGCGTCGTTGGTCACCTCCGGCGTGCGGCGGCGCACGACGACACCGAGCTCGTCGCCTTCGCGCGCCTGGCGCAAGCGCTCCTCGGCCTCGGTCGCCTCACGCTGGCGATCCCACATCGAGGCATAAAGCCCGCCCTGCGCCAGCAGGTCGGCATGGGTGCCGCGCTCGGCGATGCCGCCATCGGCGAGCACGATGATCTCGTCGGCCGAGATGACTGTCGACAGGCGGTGAGCGATGACGATCGTCGTGCGGCCCTTGCTGACCAGGTCGAGCGCGCTCTGGATTTCCTGCTCGGTCTGGGTGTCGAGCGCCGAGGTCGCCTCGTCGAGCATCAGGATCGGCGGCGCCTTGAGGATGGTGCGGGCAATCGCCACGCGCTGCTTTTCGCCGCCCGACAGCTTCAGCCCGCGTTCGCCGACCATCGCCTTGTAGCCGTCCGGCAGGCGCTGGATGAAGCCTGATATCTGCGCCAGCTCGGCTGCCTTGCGCACATCCTCCTCGTCGGCGTTCACGCGGCCATAGCGGATGTTGTAGGCGATGGTGTCGTTGAACAGGACCGTGTCCTGCGGCACCATGCCGATTGCCCCGCGCAGGCTCTGCTGGGAAACGTCGCGGATGTCCTGGCCGTCGATCAGGATGGCGCCCTGCTGGATGTCGTAGAAGCGGAACAGAAGCCTGGAGATAGTCGACTTGCCGGCGCCCGAAGGGCCGACGATCGCCACCGTCTTGCCGGCCGGCACCTCGAAGCTGACGCCCTTCAGGATCTGGCGGGCGGGATCATAGGCAAAATGCACGTCGCGGAACTCGACACGGCCGGTACCGACGACGAGGGCCTTGGCGCCGGGCTTGTCTGTCACCTCCTGGCTCACGTCGAGCAGGTCGAACATCTGTTCGATGTCGGTCAGGCCCTGGCGGATTTCGCGATAGATGAAGCCGATGAAGTTGAGCGGCACCGAAAGCTGCATCAGCATGGCGTTGATGAAGACGAAATCTCCGACGGTCTGGGTGCCGGCCATGACCTCCATCGCCGACATGGCCATGACGATGGTCATGCCGATGCCGAAGATGACGCCCTGGCCGAAATTCAGCCAGCCGAGCGAGGTCCAGATCCGGGTTGCCGCCGTCTCGTAGCGCGCCATCGAGCGGTCGAAGCGCTCGGCCTCCATGGCCTCGTTGTTGAAATACTTCACCGTCTCGAAATTGAGCAGCGAATCGATCGCCTTGGTGTTGGCGTCGGTGTCGGAATCGTTCATCTCGCGGCGGATGCCGATGCGCCAGTCGCTCGCCCACACCGTGAACCAGGTGTAGAGCCACACCGTCGCGGCCACCACGGCGACATATTTCCAGCCATAGGCGAAGCCGAAGATGCCGGCGGTCAGCGCGAATTCCAGCACTGTCGGCGCGGTGTTCAGGATGGTGAAGCGGACGATGGTCTCGATGCCCTTGGTGCCGCGCTCGATGATGCGCGACAGGCCCCCGGTGCGGCGCTCGAGATGAAAGCGCAACGACAGCTGGTGCATGTGCACGAAGGTGCGGTGGGCAAGCTGGCGCACCGCATATTGGCCGACGCGGGCAAACAGCGCGTCGCGCAGCTGGTTGAAGCCGAGCTGGACGATGCGCACGACGTTATAGGCGATCACCAGCATGATCGGCGCCACCAGGAAGGCCGGCAGCGGCAGCGGCGTGCGCTGGTCGCCGGCGAGCGCATCCGTCGCCCATTTGAAGAAATACGGCCCGGCGACCAGCGTCAGCTTGGCGACGAACAGGAACACTGTCGCCCACACCACCCGCGCCCTGAGGTCGGGCCGGTCTTCAGGCCACATATAGGGCCACAGGTTCCTGATGGTGCTGAGGGTCGAGCCGCGCTCGGCGGATACGGTTTTGCTGGCCACTGTGCTTGCCTTGACTAGATGTTGTCGCCTTCGACGGCGCAAAAGGTCTCGACCAGCGCCGATACCGACGCGGAAACGGCAAGCAATGCTGTCTGGTCAATCTCATAACGCGACCGCTGCCGCTCCGGCGCGTAGCGCACCAGACCGGCTTCGACGAGGATTTTCAGATGTTGCGAGACTGTCGACTGGGCGAGATCGAGATGCTCGACCACGTCCTTGCAGCAGCACGACCTGCCGCCAGCCAGGCATCTCAGGATTTCGAGCCGTGCCGGATGCGACAGCGCGGCAAGCTTCTGCGTCACATCCTTGACGGAGTCACAGCAGGACGGCGTGATGGAGAATGAATTCATCGTTTATCGACGATAGACGATGAATTCATTCCAATCAACCTGGAAACCGGAAGACCGTTCCCAAACTTACAGCTTGGGCGCAGGCATCGCCTGCTCGCCCATAGCGCCCATATTGGCGGCCTCGCCCTCTTTCGACGTCTCCGGAACACGGAACACCTGGCCCGGCCAGATGCGGTCCGGATCCTGGATCTGGTCCTGGTTGGCGAGATAGATGTTGGAGTAGCGCACGCCGTGGCCATAGACGCGGCGCGAGATCCGCCACAAGGAATCGCCGCGACGGATGATGACGGCGCCATTGACGGCTTCGAGCTTGGGCGCCGTGGTCTCTGGCGCAACAGGTGCGGCGGCGACCTCGGCCGGCTTGTCGGTCGCAGCCGTGGGGGCCGGTGTGGTCGCCTGGGCCGGTGCCGTCGCTTCGGCAGCCGGGTCGGCGGGCTTGGCCGGCACTTCGCCCGCCATCGCCGTCTTGGCTTCGGCGGCGGGTGCGGCAGCGGTTGCGTCGGCGGCCGGCGCTGCGGGGGCCGTCGGCTGCGGTGCGACCGCTGCCACCGCTTCGCCCGGTTCGCGCTGGAACGGCACGGCGGCGCGGGCCACGACCTTGGCGCCGTTCGGCTCAAGCGCGTCGACGCGGATGATGTAGTCGCCGACGGGCAGTTCGCGCTCGGCCTCGATCAGGAAGCGGCCCTCGGGCGAAGTCTGCGTCTCGCCGATCAGGATCTCGTTGGCATAGGCGCGCACCTTGCGCCCGGCGTCGGCGGAGCCGGCGATGAAGATCTTCTTGCCTTCGATCTCGACGGCCTCGACGGCCACCTTGATTTCAGCTGCCGTTGCCGCCGACTTCGCCGGTGCGGGCTCAGCCGCAGCAGGCGCTGCGGGCGCCGCCGCGGGCGCGCTTGCCTGCTGTTCAGCAGTGGCGGCCGCCGATGGCGCGTCAGCCGGCTTGGGCACGGTGATCAGTTGCGACGGCTTGCCCGGTTCCTCGACCAGGGCCAGCACCTGGCCGCCCGGATCGGAGGGCACCGAAACCACCGCCGTCTCGGTCGAGGTGGCGACGACATTGTCGGGCGCGGTTGCGCGCAGCACGATCTGGTAGTCGCCGGGCTTCAGCGGATCGTTGAGCACGACGGCGAAATCGCCGTCGGCGCCGGCGACGGCAGCACCGATGACCTTCGATCCGGTCACGATCTCGACCTTGGAATTGCCGGCGGCCTTGCCGGCGATCACCACGGAGCCGTTGTTTTCGACGCGCACCACGTCGAAGGACGGGGCGATCACGGCAGCGGCTGCGGCAGGCGCTGCGGGTGCCGGCGCGACCGCTGCAGGCGTCTCTGCGCCGGCTGCCGGCTTGGCCGGATCGGCTGGCTTGTCGCTCGTCGGCGTCGTTGTCGCGGGTGCCGGCAGTGACGCGATCGCGGCGGGCGGCGCCAAATAGGGATCGAGTGCCCCGGACACATACGCAACAGTCGCAGCGGCGGCTGAGCCACCTGCTGCGAGTAGGAATATCTTCAACGGATTGATCGCCATATTTCTCTGCCCCTAGCCGCCCGCCGGGTCTACCTTGTTTTGCCGGCAGCGACAAGAAAAAGCCCCGTTCGGGCTTGACCCTGCCTGTGGAGGCAATACCCAATCAGCCGATGAACAAGATTCGATCCATCTGCGTCTATTGCGGCTCCTCGCCGGGCCGCGACGAGGTCTACATCAAGGCCGG
The nucleotide sequence above comes from Aminobacter aminovorans. Encoded proteins:
- a CDS encoding LysM peptidoglycan-binding domain-containing protein; the encoded protein is MAINPLKIFLLAAGGSAAAATVAYVSGALDPYLAPPAAIASLPAPATTTPTSDKPADPAKPAAGAETPAAVAPAPAAPAAAAAVIAPSFDVVRVENNGSVVIAGKAAGNSKVEIVTGSKVIGAAVAGADGDFAVVLNDPLKPGDYQIVLRATAPDNVVATSTETAVVSVPSDPGGQVLALVEEPGKPSQLITVPKPADAPSAAATAEQQASAPAAAPAAPAAAEPAPAKSAATAAEIKVAVEAVEIEGKKIFIAGSADAGRKVRAYANEILIGETQTSPEGRFLIEAERELPVGDYIIRVDALEPNGAKVVARAAVPFQREPGEAVAAVAPQPTAPAAPAADATAAAPAAEAKTAMAGEVPAKPADPAAEATAPAQATTPAPTAATDKPAEVAAAPVAPETTAPKLEAVNGAVIIRRGDSLWRISRRVYGHGVRYSNIYLANQDQIQDPDRIWPGQVFRVPETSKEGEAANMGAMGEQAMPAPKL
- a CDS encoding ABCB family ABC transporter ATP-binding protein/permease, with translation MASKTVSAERGSTLSTIRNLWPYMWPEDRPDLRARVVWATVFLFVAKLTLVAGPYFFKWATDALAGDQRTPLPLPAFLVAPIMLVIAYNVVRIVQLGFNQLRDALFARVGQYAVRQLAHRTFVHMHQLSLRFHLERRTGGLSRIIERGTKGIETIVRFTILNTAPTVLEFALTAGIFGFAYGWKYVAVVAATVWLYTWFTVWASDWRIGIRREMNDSDTDANTKAIDSLLNFETVKYFNNEAMEAERFDRSMARYETAATRIWTSLGWLNFGQGVIFGIGMTIVMAMSAMEVMAGTQTVGDFVFINAMLMQLSVPLNFIGFIYREIRQGLTDIEQMFDLLDVSQEVTDKPGAKALVVGTGRVEFRDVHFAYDPARQILKGVSFEVPAGKTVAIVGPSGAGKSTISRLLFRFYDIQQGAILIDGQDIRDVSQQSLRGAIGMVPQDTVLFNDTIAYNIRYGRVNADEEDVRKAAELAQISGFIQRLPDGYKAMVGERGLKLSGGEKQRVAIARTILKAPPILMLDEATSALDTQTEQEIQSALDLVSKGRTTIVIAHRLSTVISADEIIVLADGGIAERGTHADLLAQGGLYASMWDRQREATEAEERLRQAREGDELGVVVRRRTPEVTNDAE
- a CDS encoding ArsR/SmtB family transcription factor, producing the protein MNSFSITPSCCDSVKDVTQKLAALSHPARLEILRCLAGGRSCCCKDVVEHLDLAQSTVSQHLKILVEAGLVRYAPERQRSRYEIDQTALLAVSASVSALVETFCAVEGDNI